The DNA region taagttaattatgtcaaggtgaaaagggtacactaatggtgtaagaataagtataatataaacttaacatggaccttaacgttggatactaacatgttttatatttgttatcttgttcacttttaatactttgcttgttaaatggttaatctagatttatgttgtataacacttggtacaacaaatacttggtactttcatagcccatactgtatggtataaccgacacctgagctatgaaagggacttgatttgttgttaacataagttataatcatgaatgcctgccaacatttacaagtattagctttattcgaataagataactaatgtaatcatgttaacaatttataatctgatgggaacctcctttatgtgtggtttccaattgagtaataagagtttatattatacttgtttgaagtaccgttagtggatcctctaaccttgacatttgtttttatcattgtttaatccttacgttaatcttttatctcaaagttctcattaatttcttcatcttctgttattattattattatcattgttattattattattatttacattctgtttatattatataatatatatctttgatcttttcataaagtcagtatataggctggaaacctgtgacccgatctttagatcattctcaggtataacaacgccacgtactgagtattattgttgttgttgttgttgttgttgtcttgttatttataatttatacaattaacctctctgtggttcgaccccggtcttgccgggttatttattacttcgatactcctgcactgggaagagacatcaagcttttggtcgtgtcaagtttttggcgccgttgtcggggaggtaaattcttgtataaattataatatttaatttattttctcttttcacttttcattttatctatttttgtttcctttgttttgttttgtttctttttcttctattttcttttcttgcttttattctcttcttacacgtgcatgagagtttggtcacgtacattaagtggtagactttgtagggtatcctcatcattttcagaaaaatatggccgaagaagataatcaatcacttcataatgagaataatgagaataaccgtatgagaacacttagagaccacatgaatcccacaagaacaagtgcaccctcatgcatagttttccctcctgatgcatgtcattttaattttaagccagacattattcaacttttaccatcttttcatggcttagacttagaaaatccatacttgcatttaagggaatttgaggaggtctgtaatacctataatgactcaaattgtagcatgaacaccattcgattaaagctttttcctttttcattaaaagataaagctaaaacatggctacaaaaattTGAGAccggatccattcgtgcttgggatgatatgcaacaacaatttttaaagaagttttttccatctcacagaacaaactctttccaaagacaaatcatcactttcactcaaaaaccaggagaaacattttaccaatgttgggataggtatcgagatttgcttaatacttgcccacatcatggttttgaaacatggagattggtttcacatttttatgaaggtttaacacctagagatagacaaatggttgaattgatgtgcaatggaactttcgaagataaagaccctaatgaagcaatggagtacctagacttgctagccgaaaatgctcaaaattgggacaccacaggtacttatgaggcaccaagtaaaactcaacctcatacatctagtggaggtatgcacaaccttagggaagatcatgacctccaagccaagtttgcatctttagctagaaaagtcgaaccacttgaattgaaaaaaagtggtcaattaaaatctgttcaagatattgtgtgtcaaatctgtgaaaccaatgaacattcaacaaatgattgtccaactttgccttcttttaaggaatgcctccatgaacaagcccatgctttaaacagtttccaaagacccaaccataacacatactcccaaacgtacaaccctggttggagaaatcacccaaatttcagttggaagagtgatagaaacaatgcacaaacttcacagccaccgtttcaagcacctcataattttcaaaattctcatggatatgcacctccttatgctccacctcctagaaaaaattttgaggaaacattgcatgcattcattgaaaagcaggagacaatcaacactcaacttgctcaaagcatgaccgattttaaagatgctcttgcaaaattaacatctgctctcagtttccaagagaaaggtaagtttccatcccaaccacaacaaaatccaaaagggcaatacaatgcaaatgccagtagttctggaagccaacacatggatcaagtcaaatcagtcatcactcttcgtagtggtaaggttattgaaaaacccattcttgaaccttgtgagaaagatgatgagtctatctctgagggtaaggaaggggttgaacctgaacattgcaaagagaaggctgattccccgccagcacttccatttcctcatgccatgatcaaacaaaggaaagttagtcacaactctgaaatctttgaaattttcaaacaggtaaggatcaatatacctttgttggatgctattaaacaagttccttcctatgctaaatttttgaaagatttgtgcactgtgaagagaaaactgaatgtgaaaaagaaagcctttttagccgaacaagtaagtgccattcttcaaaacaataatgctttgaaatataaagaccctggttgtcctacaatttcttgctttattggagaacataaaattgaaagagccttacttgatcttggagctagtgtgaatttacttccatattcagtttttcaaagtctcaatgtaggtgagttaaaaccaacttctgtaactcttttactcgccgatagatctgtaaaagtgcctagaggaataattgaagatgtgttagtacaagtcgataaattcatttatcctgtggattttattgtcttggacacgcaacctgttgaagcatgtaattcatttcctattattttaggacgtccgtttcttgcaacttctaatgcattgattaattgtaggaatggactcatgaagttatcttttggaaacatgacattagagatgaatattttcaacgtttgcaagcagcctggagatgataatgatttacaagaagtagatcatattgaagaattagttcatgatcaacttgaatctactttgagtaaaattgagttggatgaatatgaagatttgcaaatgatttattctcaggaagaaatcacggatgaaaaaggcaccgaaaatattgatgccgatcttttgtcaagagtgacaacagatttgatatctgacatcacaccaatcgatgattactttcctgaagaatccttactttctctcagttcaatgccttggtttgctaaaaatataaattttcttgcaacaggagatttgccagctcactggagtaccgaagacaaaggaaagtttttgaacgaagtgaagaacttttacttagatgacccttacttattcaaaaattgtcctgatcaaatatttcaaaaatgcattcccgacaatgaggtaagtaatgtcattaaactttgtcattctgaagcatgtgggagtcaattctcatcaagagagacaactgcaaaaatcttacaaaatggattttattggcccaccatgttcaaggacacacatgcattctgcaaaacttgtgaaaaattgtcaaaaagttgatactggtcaaaaagttttgctttataattctcaactccatttatttcctgaaaaactaagatcaagatggagcggtccatttattttgaaacatgtgtatccttatggggccctttgatattgagaatccaaagaatgacaatgtttttgaaggtaaatgaacatcgtttaaaagcttactttgatgagtttcctagtgaaaatgaatccattggtttgaataatcttattgataaaggttgattattttgtttttctcacattttttttgttgctttttagtgtgacttttgttttgctagtctctcacctcggtcaaatggcggataacggtactccgtgactcttaaagtcggttctttcagtttcccaaataaactgatatttgtatatatttgtacaattctctgctctttctcccttctttgaatattttccccaattctaattttaaaatggacaccacctcttgaaaagttgaaaaggtattttcccgctctgcctcagaatgcgattaataaaatttaccgtgctaggtgtgcaagatttgaggttgttaatgaatcatggaattcctgaaagatatccgttggttaattgaagcaaaggttcgattatcaggtgagtcatccaatttctttcatttcacacatgcctggaacaggtaaaagcactttttgcaaagaaacgtcgtgcaaaacgactgaaagtctgtcatcgatgtgccagatggacttgtaatatgacatgtcgttctttaggaatggtatctgtaaaccgtgaagataaaatacaattcattaaggatggcctgagtaaggggtctttagataatcttttgttgacccttgagacgcatcctagtggagatgtgcatcgtgtaattcatgatttatggccacaattccataaagaacatgatcgacttagtcttgggaatctgactaaaaaagaccctgtttgccagtttttaagaaaactggatgggaagcctatccccgacccatagagggcgtttaagccgttcttggacgtaaaaccaagggaagatgtgagccacaatcacaactacctgtacatacatgctttttcaaaataaataattaataaagaagagagagagagagagagttttgtgagactacagctgacctacatataggtggtatgattgcattttcactttttcatctataaattcttctcttccttcccttcatttctactcatcccatatattcatcaaatatagaagtgtgtagaaatggcaggttcctcaagtcatcatataagaaatatttgtgttttcggtggatccagttctgggaaagaaaaaaagagtttttagaatcagcaaatcatcttggtcgggtactagctgagagaaagattcatttagtgtatgggggaggcagccttgggttaatgggaggtgtgtcaatggctgcatttttaggaggcagtcaagttttgggggttgtccccaaagctttagcaaatggggacatcattggaaaaacaattggagaagaactacaggtcccaacaatgtctgatcgactgaataccatgtttaaccatgttgatgccttcattgccttaccaggtggtctgggcacattggaagagatctttcatatttcatcttgggcccaactgcacattcaccataaacctataggtttgttaaatgttaatggtttttatgataagttgttgtctttccttgatcaagctgtggaacaggaatttctaacatcttcggcacgacgaatcataatctctgctgctactgctgaacaattgattgaccaactacaatctttcatccctgtcattgatccctgcatgagtcgtctagattggtcaactaaggaaagccgtaaaaagcttagattagatttgagccttcatctgtgaaaacttgtgtcttttggttttattaataacatattattttgttttgttatttcttatgtttgtttaagtgtatttcaggtttgtcattgttcgctgtttcaggtgtatgtcttctatactctatctttctaccttcgaacattgaggacaatgtctcgtattttggttgggggagagggtagtacttcaaaaaaaaaaaaaaaaaaaactaacttgctaactgtttttgctattattaaaaccatttgacaaaattgttattaggatggcagagtatggaatcaattttattgactctagagacgcatcttagtaagtttcattaccaaggtctatcataatacttcttgaaatattcaggtttacaaaaactctcacattgttatcacttgattctgctcctatactcatttaacaagtattattaaaccttcatttcacacacacactttaacatatgattgtgggttgcacattggattattacattaattatgctTCTTTTGTTGAatggtaacaactaagggaaaaggattagtatataatttgcaaagaaaaaaaaagaggagaaaaaaaaaaagaaggattagtattgatgataataaaacgtggataagtttggtttcgtagcctccctaacctaagcaattaagcccgaaggggtgtttaacacctaataccctaaagtcaactggtctgggagtcattagccttaaaactcgttacatggcgTTAAAAGATACATTTgtgtttttaagttgtatgtgtatatattaaataaaaaaagaaaaaaaaaaaaaagaagaagcaaaaaaaatcccaaccaaggaagttcaccttaaacattttgaacataatattgttttctccaacaaaagcccatcatctatgttttcattgagcacacaaaagaaggattattaatatcttgtttacgaagtatgaagcaggaatataaatttaatgagagttgtttatctggatagattaatggaagttgaaatgatgaatgtcttgctttgtgaacttgcaaattgtttctctattttaacgctttagattactagggactagtaataagctggttggggggtgtgattaatacttaaaagtgcatgtttatcaaggtttatatcatcattttgcacttgaagtatcaataactccttaaactaaagcatgttttataataacaagttttgatattataagataccttaatttatggtaaatgctcattttaaatgcaggactatcacataaataaaaggattgatttgatgagtttaagcattgaaagttaaaggacaaagagatggccaaacttagaaaagagatgtcggtgcagtccaaaccggaacattgctcggtaattggatcatatctggagctctagatttcggatttaggtccactttatatggatggaaaggtaagacaaaagcctacaactttcatgggagcccaagatttgaaaaggtcgttttgaagtccaaattgaaggaacaacgaagaagtccgaagctgtcctgcagcccaaacactatttagtgttcagcccatatcttgagttctagaagtccaaatgacctcatcttttttttgttggaaatctgagacaatttcctagaacattcttgaggattctgggcaaattatgatgttagcaatgatgtcttgatcagacaagaagataaggattgttatctagtcaagatgtggccacccactcatcaattagtcaacaaatcaatagtttccaaattttggcctataaaaggaggcacttaccatgtattgaggcatcttggtgttcagatcaagatcatgctcttgctttctctctttgtattgcttatgttttgctttcattaatatcaagtttatgcacttaatttcctttcctttacttagttaacttctttctcatttatgttcttaccttgttcatttatgtttctttctttcattatgtttagctaagttaattatgtcaaggtgaaaagggtacactaatcggtgtagaataagtataatataaacttaacatggaccttaacgttggatactaacatgttttatatttgttatcttgttcacttttaatacttttgcttgttaaatgttaatctagatttatgttgtataacacttggtacaagcaaatacttggtactttcatagcccatactgtatggtataaccgacacctgagctatgaaagggacttgatttgttgttaacataagttataatcatgaatgcctgccaacatttacaagtattagcttttattcgaataagataaactaatgtaatcatgttaacaatttataatctgatgggaacctcctttatgtgtggtttccaattgagtaataagagtttatattta from Populus alba chromosome 14, ASM523922v2, whole genome shotgun sequence includes:
- the LOC140954481 gene encoding uncharacterized protein translates to MVELMCNGTFEDKDPNEAMEYLDLLAENAQNWDTTGTYEAPSKTQPHTSSGVSKDPTITHTPKRTTLVGEITQISVGRVEKGKFPSQPQQNPKGQYNANASSSGSQHMDQVKSVITLRSGKVIEKPILEPCEKDDESISEGRPFLATSNALINCRNGLMKLSFGNMTLEMNIFNVCKQPGDDNDLQEVDHIEELVHDQLESTLRDLPAHWSTEDKGKFLNEVKNFYLDDPYLFKNCPDQIFQKCIPDNEACGGHFSSRKTTEKILQSGFYWPIMFKDSNEFYKTCENCQKLGSISKRHMMPLNPILVIEIFDCWGIDFMGPFPPSFGFFF